One genomic segment of Bacteroidota bacterium includes these proteins:
- a CDS encoding LytTR family DNA-binding domain-containing protein gives MTKETAIRVLIVDDEPFARQWLEDLLAGKDNVEIVGMAANGEEAVEAIHALGPDLVFLDVQMPGLTGIDVIREIGPDHMPVTIFVTAYDQFALKAFELAALDYLVKPFDEKRFEQSFERARSVLTLQKMGDMTGRLMKLVQEGGKRHQQLPQRADRTPEYLERVAVEMRGQIRIVPVVDIDFITASDHYAELHVGENVFVTREKMQTLEERLDPDQFFRIHRSTIVRLDCIESLLVNSGGDYAVKLKGGKRLKVSRGRRDELETRLGLNR, from the coding sequence ATGACCAAAGAGACTGCCATTCGTGTACTTATCGTTGATGATGAGCCTTTTGCCCGGCAATGGCTTGAAGACCTCCTGGCAGGAAAGGACAACGTAGAGATTGTCGGTATGGCAGCCAATGGGGAGGAAGCCGTCGAAGCAATTCATGCACTTGGTCCTGATTTGGTATTCCTCGACGTACAGATGCCTGGATTAACCGGGATTGATGTTATTCGTGAGATTGGTCCTGATCACATGCCTGTAACAATTTTTGTAACGGCGTACGATCAATTTGCGTTAAAGGCTTTTGAGTTAGCGGCTCTTGACTATCTGGTGAAGCCCTTTGACGAAAAACGATTTGAACAAAGTTTTGAACGAGCGAGAAGTGTGCTCACCCTTCAAAAAATGGGTGATATGACAGGGAGGTTGATGAAACTTGTTCAGGAAGGAGGGAAGAGGCATCAGCAACTACCGCAGCGTGCAGACAGAACGCCAGAGTACCTGGAGCGCGTGGCTGTGGAAATGCGTGGACAGATACGCATCGTTCCGGTTGTAGATATTGACTTCATCACGGCCAGTGATCACTATGCCGAGTTACATGTGGGAGAAAACGTATTTGTGACCCGCGAAAAAATGCAGACGCTGGAAGAACGTCTCGACCCGGACCAGTTCTTTCGAATTCACAGGAGTACCATTGTGAGGTTAGACTGTATCGAGTCTTTGCTCGTCAACTCTGGCGGGGATTATGCGGTTAAACTAAAGGGCGGTAAGCGACTCAAGGTAAGCCGGGGCCGGCGTGATGAACTGGAGACACGCCTGGGGCTGAATCGCTAG